One Candidatus Peregrinibacteria bacterium DNA segment encodes these proteins:
- the ribH gene encoding 6,7-dimethyl-8-ribityllumazine synthase, translating into MNALIVYSRFNEDVTQALVKECLRGFAEQNIEAKVLEVPGAVEIPLMIQNQLEKEAFDCVVALGCVIEGDTEHYEVVCQMCSQGIMEVMLKTGVPIVFEVLMVDEKQKALDRISKGYEAAFVATEMAQKMR; encoded by the coding sequence ATGAATGCTTTGATTGTTTATTCTCGATTCAATGAGGACGTGACTCAGGCTTTGGTGAAAGAATGCCTGCGTGGCTTTGCGGAACAGAATATCGAAGCTAAGGTGCTCGAGGTGCCGGGAGCGGTGGAAATCCCCCTCATGATTCAAAATCAGCTTGAGAAGGAGGCATTCGACTGCGTGGTTGCGCTGGGCTGCGTCATTGAAGGCGACACCGAACATTATGAGGTCGTTTGCCAGATGTGCAGTCAGGGCATCATGGAAGTGATGCTGAAAACAGGGGTACCGATTGTTTTTGAAGTTCTGATGGTGGATGAAAAACAAAAAGCCTTGGATCGAATTTCTAAGGGGTATGAGGCGGCCTTTGTGGCAACGGAGATGGCTCAAAAAATGCGCTAG
- a CDS encoding glycosyltransferase family 2 protein, with the protein MKISVVIPTYNRLKKLKICLQHLEKQSLNKAQYDIWVVDDGSTDETKTFLKSWIKKDRYALFQKNQGQGVARNAALKKLKGEITLFIGDDIYVQKDFLKKHYEFHEFHPELQEACLGLTEWDPNEEVTPFMHWMTHGGYQFAYDKLKENQKASFWHFYTSNLSLKTALLKKQNFNPSFKGYGWEDIEIAYRLEKEEGMSLRFTPAALAHHSHPLNENDLKRKMESLAKNGAVFEKLQPTIRVLPRGFKKLAFHLIGSRASLWILKFFKKISRKAQNGYWYALSKRYFLEASSLLK; encoded by the coding sequence ATGAAAATCAGTGTCGTCATCCCCACCTATAATAGATTAAAAAAGCTGAAAATTTGTTTGCAGCATTTGGAAAAGCAAAGCCTCAACAAAGCTCAGTATGACATTTGGGTGGTGGATGACGGCAGCACAGACGAAACCAAAACTTTTTTAAAAAGCTGGATCAAAAAAGACCGTTACGCTTTATTTCAAAAAAACCAAGGGCAGGGAGTGGCGCGCAACGCCGCTTTAAAAAAACTCAAAGGAGAAATCACGCTCTTCATTGGTGATGACATTTATGTACAAAAGGATTTTCTTAAAAAGCATTATGAATTTCACGAGTTTCATCCAGAGCTTCAAGAAGCTTGTCTGGGCCTCACCGAATGGGACCCGAACGAAGAAGTCACTCCTTTCATGCATTGGATGACCCATGGAGGTTATCAATTCGCTTACGACAAACTTAAAGAAAATCAAAAGGCAAGTTTTTGGCACTTTTACACTTCCAATTTGTCTTTAAAAACCGCTCTTTTAAAAAAGCAAAATTTCAACCCTAGCTTCAAAGGTTACGGCTGGGAAGACATCGAAATCGCTTATCGTCTTGAAAAAGAGGAAGGCATGTCCCTCCGTTTTACCCCTGCCGCCTTGGCTCACCACAGCCACCCCTTAAACGAAAACGACCTAAAAAGAAAAATGGAAAGTTTAGCAAAAAATGGAGCTGTTTTTGAAAAACTGCAACCCACGATTCGAGTCTTGCCACGTGGTTTTAAAAAACTAGCTTTTCATCTCATCGGGAGTCGTGCTTCGCTTTGGATTTTGAAGTTTTTTAAAAAAATCAGCCGCAAAGCACAAAACGGATATTGGTACGCTCTTTCAAAACGCTATTTTCTCGAAGCCAGCTCCTTGCTAAAATAA
- a CDS encoding single-stranded DNA-binding protein, with the protein MKSINRVTFLGYIVADPEVKTTKNKKRVSSFVIATNNEWFDSEGELKKSVDFHRVVAWDHLAELSGKHLRKGSPIFLEGRLTNRSYEGKDKITHYITEVVANTITILQWQKERVHTEELSNQEEKELALA; encoded by the coding sequence ATGAAAAGCATCAATCGAGTAACCTTCCTTGGTTACATAGTAGCAGACCCCGAGGTTAAAACCACCAAAAATAAAAAACGGGTCTCTTCTTTTGTGATCGCGACCAACAACGAATGGTTCGACAGTGAAGGAGAACTCAAAAAAAGCGTGGATTTTCACCGTGTAGTGGCCTGGGATCACTTGGCTGAACTCAGTGGAAAGCACCTGCGCAAAGGGTCTCCTATTTTCTTAGAAGGACGTTTGACCAATCGTTCTTACGAAGGAAAGGATAAAATCACTCACTACATCACAGAAGTAGTGGCCAACACCATCACCATTTTACAGTGGCAAAAAGAACGAGTTCACACCGAAGAGCTCAGTAACCAAGAAGAAAAAGAGTTGGCGCTGGCCTAA
- a CDS encoding riboflavin synthase: MFTGLVQNLGKIVKCTPSDKNLEMLIHSSLPTKHFKKGASIAVDGVCLTVEYYNSAQKNFKVTAVEETLCKTTLGGFKVGQKVHLEAALTLQTPLGGQWMSGHVDAMGIVKKAGAHFELQIPEELLRFIAVKGSLVVNGVSLTVADVEADLVRMALIPETLKQTNLGLLKAGDNVNLEVDLIARYLDRLLTFRT, from the coding sequence ATGTTCACCGGACTTGTTCAAAACTTGGGCAAAATTGTGAAATGCACTCCATCAGATAAGAATTTGGAAATGCTCATCCATAGCAGTTTGCCGACCAAGCACTTTAAAAAAGGCGCCAGCATTGCCGTGGATGGAGTGTGTTTAACTGTTGAATACTATAATTCTGCTCAAAAAAACTTCAAAGTCACAGCGGTTGAGGAAACTTTGTGCAAAACTACGCTTGGAGGCTTCAAAGTGGGGCAAAAGGTCCATTTGGAGGCGGCTCTCACCTTGCAAACTCCTTTGGGTGGACAATGGATGAGCGGGCATGTGGATGCGATGGGTATCGTAAAAAAGGCCGGAGCTCATTTTGAGCTCCAAATTCCTGAAGAACTTTTGCGTTTCATAGCCGTGAAAGGGTCTTTGGTGGTCAATGGAGTGAGTTTGACTGTAGCGGACGTGGAAGCAGACCTTGTTCGTATGGCTCTGATTCCCGAAACTTTGAAGCAGACGAATTTGGGGCTTTTGAAGGCGGGCGACAACGTGAACCTTGAAGTGGATCTGATTGCTCGCTATCTTGATCGCCTTTTAACGTTTCGCACATGA